The following are encoded together in the uncultured Sphaerochaeta sp. genome:
- a CDS encoding NAD-dependent epimerase/dehydratase family protein — protein sequence MKQILITGANSYVGTSVERWLSREPDKYHVDTIDMIDGSWREKDFSGYDVVFHVAGIAHVNAKKNMEALYYKVNTDLTIETAQHAKQCGVKQFIFMSSIIVYGESKSLKPVVITRETEPKPNGFYGNSKLQAEIGIKKLEDQDFKVVILRPPMIYGPGSKGNLPKLIALAKKTPIFPAYHNQRSMLYIDNLCEFVRLVIVNEERGVFWPQNREYVDTCEVVRQVAKEANHKIWITRVLNLFVVLGSFFVSSINKLFGSLMYEKVMSEYKQPYQILGVQESILRVKN from the coding sequence ATGAAACAAATACTTATCACAGGAGCAAATAGCTACGTGGGAACCAGCGTGGAACGTTGGCTCAGCAGAGAACCAGACAAGTATCATGTCGATACAATTGACATGATAGATGGTTCCTGGAGAGAGAAAGATTTCTCTGGCTACGATGTCGTGTTCCATGTTGCTGGGATTGCGCATGTGAATGCCAAGAAGAATATGGAAGCCTTGTACTACAAGGTGAATACTGACTTAACTATTGAAACTGCCCAGCATGCCAAGCAATGTGGTGTGAAGCAGTTCATATTCATGAGCAGCATAATTGTCTATGGTGAGAGTAAGTCACTTAAGCCTGTTGTAATCACCAGAGAGACAGAACCAAAGCCCAACGGATTCTATGGCAACAGTAAGCTTCAGGCAGAGATAGGAATTAAAAAACTAGAAGACCAAGACTTCAAGGTTGTGATACTCCGACCTCCTATGATTTATGGTCCTGGATCCAAAGGGAATTTGCCAAAGCTCATAGCTTTAGCAAAGAAGACTCCCATCTTCCCTGCATATCACAACCAGAGAAGCATGCTCTATATTGATAACCTCTGTGAGTTTGTTAGGTTGGTTATAGTTAATGAAGAGAGGGGAGTGTTCTGGCCTCAGAATAGGGAGTATGTGGATACGTGTGAAGTGGTGAGGCAGGTAGCGAAAGAAGCTAATCACAAGATATGGATTACAAGAGTGTTGAATTTGTTTGTGGTGCTTGGTTCTTTCTTTGTTTCAAGTATAAATAAGCTATTCGGTAGTCTAATGTATGAAAAAGTGATGAGTGAATATAAGCAACCATATCAAATACTTGGAGTACAAGAAAGCATCTTGAGAGTTAAAAATTGA
- a CDS encoding bi-domain-containing oxidoreductase, with translation MKQLFLMVNDGTVKIIETPAPTVKDNFVLVETEYSVVSAGTERSLASFGGKNLVQKALERPDQVKKVLDKVSTDGLVNTVESAFNRLKEPMPMGYSGVGKVIACGRGVTEIAIGDRVAMVGQAYHSEINRVNKNLIARISTENEDVRQYALCALGGIALEGIHQAEVVPGETIGVIGLGLLGHITARILNAYGCDVIAYDVIDKTLASTPLKAFIKSNDENARDITMSLTQSRGVDKVIITAAANSNQPMDLAAAITRDRGIICMIGVTQMSIDRRPYYERELTFKIARSYGPGRYQSDYEEKGIDLPIGYVRFTEGRNIEEFVRLINTGRASFTDLITHVFPFDDSSSAYELITTNSNNERYIGVLLEYSINEDKFISKITSKHTSKKKTRILRNNEIINIGLIGAGNFAKNTMLPELKKTRLYNFKGLATTGGINAAQANTSFPFEYSTNDYHELLKDDSIDLIIISTNHNTHAKFIIESLKAGKHVYCEKPLCLTIEELDSIEKAYKESPGELFCGLNRRHSPFIQKIKRELKTDSIPAVYNYIVNAGFIPQDHWTQDEAIGGGRIIGEVIHFIDTIQALDGSPLKDLAITFAQNKAYPSKDNATITLKFESGAIGTIIYTSMGSKKYPKEQLLVFSNGRVCELSNYLKLSSYGNIKKQRIGIKQDKGIFTEYSFIHEVLFAKEAYHIQELFLAHKLLLEGLL, from the coding sequence ATGAAACAGCTTTTTTTGATGGTAAATGACGGTACCGTTAAGATAATTGAGACGCCAGCTCCTACAGTGAAAGATAATTTTGTTTTAGTTGAGACAGAGTATTCAGTTGTAAGCGCAGGTACTGAGAGAAGCCTTGCATCTTTTGGGGGTAAAAATCTTGTTCAAAAGGCTTTGGAAAGACCAGATCAAGTAAAGAAAGTCCTTGATAAGGTCTCTACCGATGGTTTAGTGAATACTGTAGAATCCGCTTTTAATCGTTTGAAAGAACCTATGCCCATGGGATATTCAGGGGTGGGAAAAGTAATTGCTTGCGGAAGAGGTGTTACGGAGATTGCCATAGGGGATAGAGTTGCTATGGTTGGACAAGCATACCATAGTGAAATTAACAGAGTAAACAAGAATCTAATTGCTAGAATAAGTACAGAGAATGAAGATGTTCGTCAGTATGCCTTATGTGCTCTAGGCGGAATTGCTCTTGAAGGGATACATCAAGCTGAAGTAGTTCCTGGAGAAACTATTGGAGTTATAGGACTAGGCCTTCTTGGCCATATAACAGCAAGAATTCTCAATGCATACGGATGTGACGTTATTGCTTATGATGTTATTGATAAGACATTAGCCTCTACTCCATTAAAAGCATTCATCAAATCTAATGATGAAAATGCACGTGATATTACCATGTCGCTGACTCAGTCGAGAGGGGTTGATAAAGTTATAATCACTGCTGCAGCAAATAGCAATCAGCCAATGGATTTAGCAGCTGCAATTACTCGTGATAGAGGTATTATATGTATGATCGGTGTTACTCAAATGAGTATCGATCGCAGACCATACTACGAGAGAGAACTAACATTTAAGATTGCGCGTTCATATGGTCCAGGTAGATACCAAAGTGATTATGAGGAGAAAGGGATTGATCTTCCCATCGGATATGTTCGTTTTACAGAAGGAAGAAATATTGAGGAATTTGTCCGACTCATCAATACTGGGAGAGCTTCCTTTACAGATCTAATAACGCATGTTTTCCCTTTTGATGATTCATCCTCTGCTTATGAATTAATTACTACAAATAGTAACAATGAACGATATATTGGTGTACTGTTAGAATACTCAATAAATGAAGATAAATTTATTTCAAAGATTACTAGCAAACACACTTCCAAGAAGAAAACTCGCATACTGAGAAATAATGAAATAATAAATATTGGGCTCATTGGTGCTGGTAATTTTGCAAAGAATACAATGTTGCCTGAATTGAAGAAGACGAGGCTTTATAATTTCAAAGGTTTAGCTACTACTGGTGGTATTAATGCTGCACAAGCAAATACATCCTTCCCATTTGAATATTCTACCAATGACTATCATGAATTACTGAAAGATGATTCCATTGATCTAATAATTATTTCAACCAATCATAACACCCATGCTAAGTTCATTATTGAGTCTCTTAAAGCAGGTAAGCATGTGTATTGTGAAAAGCCCTTATGTCTTACTATTGAAGAGCTAGATTCAATTGAGAAGGCGTATAAGGAATCCCCAGGAGAGTTGTTTTGTGGCTTGAATCGGCGACATTCACCATTTATTCAAAAGATTAAGAGAGAATTAAAAACTGATTCTATTCCAGCTGTATATAATTATATAGTTAATGCTGGTTTTATCCCCCAAGATCATTGGACACAAGATGAAGCTATTGGTGGTGGTAGAATTATTGGGGAAGTTATCCATTTTATTGATACAATTCAGGCTCTTGATGGTAGCCCTCTGAAAGATTTAGCCATTACGTTTGCCCAAAATAAGGCTTACCCTAGTAAGGATAATGCGACTATAACCCTGAAATTTGAATCAGGTGCTATTGGCACAATTATCTATACATCAATGGGATCAAAGAAATATCCAAAAGAACAGCTCCTGGTTTTCTCAAATGGTAGGGTCTGTGAACTTAGTAATTACTTGAAGCTTTCCTCATATGGGAATATTAAAAAGCAACGGATAGGGATAAAGCAAGATAAGGGGATATTCACAGAATATTCTTTCATTCATGAGGTTCTATTTGCAAAAGAGGCATATCACATACAAGAACTTTTTTTAGCCCATAAACTACTATTAGAAGGTTTGTTATAA
- a CDS encoding N-acetyl sugar amidotransferase — protein MKHIQQREYKQCANCVMDTTDPEISFDENGVCDFCHSFHESIIPNWHHDTMGFENLKVIAAKIKKEGKKKEYDCIIGMSGGVDSSYLVYIAKEILGLRPLVLTVDTGWNLNVANENVYKIIDKLNLDLETVVVDWEEMKDLQLAFLKAQVPYQDTPQDHAIFAGLYNYAAKHRIKYILTGANYSTEGIKPPQEWTYLNDIRFIKDIHRRYGHKSLKTFPLCGMFKYKLFYRVFYGMKVIHLLNMLEYEKDNAIKLLNEKFGWEEYANKHYENIFTRFYEGYYLVKKFGYDKRKCYFSNLILTGQMTRQEALQKLSENPYDNKIAEEDMNYICQKLEISRKEFEKFITGDNKTYRDYKNNSRIIKLAIKLAMKLGIEKRNFRV, from the coding sequence ATGAAACATATCCAGCAGAGAGAATACAAGCAATGTGCAAATTGTGTTATGGATACTACAGATCCTGAAATATCCTTCGATGAGAATGGTGTTTGTGATTTTTGTCATAGTTTTCATGAATCAATAATTCCCAATTGGCATCATGACACAATGGGTTTTGAGAATTTGAAAGTAATTGCAGCAAAAATAAAGAAAGAAGGGAAGAAGAAGGAATATGATTGTATAATCGGAATGAGTGGGGGAGTTGATAGTTCCTACTTAGTATATATTGCAAAAGAGATTCTAGGTCTTAGGCCTTTGGTTTTGACAGTAGATACCGGATGGAATTTAAATGTTGCTAATGAAAATGTTTATAAAATTATTGATAAACTAAATCTGGACCTTGAGACTGTCGTTGTTGATTGGGAGGAGATGAAAGATTTACAGTTGGCTTTTTTAAAAGCGCAAGTACCGTATCAAGATACCCCTCAAGATCATGCAATATTTGCTGGACTCTATAACTATGCTGCAAAACATAGAATTAAATACATCTTAACAGGAGCAAATTACTCAACCGAAGGAATAAAGCCACCTCAAGAATGGACATATTTAAATGATATACGTTTTATCAAGGACATTCATAGAAGATACGGACACAAGTCCTTAAAAACATTTCCCTTGTGTGGAATGTTTAAATACAAGCTATTCTATCGTGTTTTCTATGGAATGAAAGTCATCCATCTCTTAAACATGTTGGAATATGAAAAAGATAATGCAATTAAACTACTAAATGAGAAATTTGGATGGGAAGAATATGCTAATAAACATTATGAGAATATTTTTACCCGCTTTTATGAAGGATACTATTTAGTTAAAAAATTTGGATATGATAAAAGAAAATGTTACTTTTCTAACCTTATTTTAACAGGTCAGATGACTAGACAAGAAGCTTTGCAAAAGCTATCAGAAAATCCATATGATAATAAAATTGCAGAAGAGGATATGAACTATATCTGTCAGAAACTAGAAATCTCTCGAAAAGAATTTGAAAAATTCATCACTGGAGATAATAAGACTTATAGGGATTACAAGAATAATTCAAGAATAATTAAGTTAGCAATTAAACTAGCAATGAAGTTAGGAATTGAAAAACGAAATTTCAGAGTATAA
- a CDS encoding nucleotide sugar dehydrogenase has product MINVIGLGYIGLPTALMFATHGTEVVGTDYNTHLVNELNAGRTTFKEDGLDALFEEALGKGITFTTKYQITDTYIIAVPTPYDKHNKKIDPSYVISAVENVLAVCPKGACIVIESTVSPGTIDRFIRPLIESKDFVIGEDIHLAHAPERIIPGNMVYELLHNSRTIGADNPEVAIQIKALYSTFCQSEIVTTTIRTAEMTKVVENTFRDINIAYANELTKICRREDMDVYEIIRIANKHPRVSILSPGPGVGGHCISVDPWFLVGDFPDLANLIWQARKINDSMPEFVLERIHEIMREQSITDSSKVGLYGLTYKEDVDDVRESPTLQLLECMSKHLAPGLRVYDPWVERDIVANQYHDFDTFLQDVDMVVIMVSHTELRENMIKLQNKVVLDTRKVCELPNTYRL; this is encoded by the coding sequence ATGATTAATGTTATAGGGCTAGGTTACATCGGGTTACCCACAGCTTTGATGTTCGCTACACATGGAACAGAAGTAGTTGGCACCGATTACAATACACATCTGGTGAATGAATTGAATGCAGGAAGAACTACATTTAAAGAAGATGGTCTTGATGCATTATTTGAGGAAGCACTAGGTAAGGGTATTACCTTTACTACGAAGTATCAGATTACTGATACCTATATCATTGCTGTACCCACTCCTTATGATAAGCATAACAAAAAAATTGATCCTTCTTATGTAATCTCTGCAGTTGAGAACGTTCTAGCAGTTTGCCCAAAAGGTGCTTGTATTGTCATAGAGTCGACTGTGTCACCAGGGACAATAGATAGATTCATTCGACCTTTGATTGAATCTAAGGACTTTGTTATTGGAGAAGATATTCACCTAGCTCATGCACCAGAAAGAATTATACCGGGGAATATGGTCTATGAATTACTACATAATTCAAGAACCATCGGAGCTGATAATCCTGAAGTAGCAATACAGATTAAAGCTTTATACTCAACCTTCTGTCAGAGTGAGATAGTAACAACTACCATCAGAACCGCAGAGATGACAAAGGTGGTTGAGAATACATTTAGAGATATCAATATAGCATATGCTAATGAGCTCACAAAGATTTGCAGAAGAGAAGACATGGATGTGTATGAGATCATTAGGATTGCAAACAAGCATCCTCGTGTAAGCATTCTCTCTCCTGGCCCTGGTGTTGGAGGTCATTGCATCTCCGTTGATCCTTGGTTCTTGGTTGGGGATTTTCCGGATTTGGCTAATCTCATATGGCAGGCAAGAAAAATAAATGATTCCATGCCAGAATTTGTCTTGGAAAGAATTCATGAAATAATGAGAGAGCAGTCAATTACTGATTCTAGTAAAGTAGGATTATATGGTCTTACCTATAAGGAAGATGTGGATGATGTTCGTGAGAGTCCTACTCTTCAGTTACTTGAATGTATGAGCAAACATCTCGCTCCTGGTCTGAGAGTATATGATCCTTGGGTTGAACGAGACATCGTTGCTAACCAATACCATGACTTTGATACATTCCTTCAAGATGTTGATATGGTAGTAATTATGGTATCTCATACAGAATTAAGAGAAAATATGATTAAGTTACAAAATAAGGTGGTTCTTGATACGAGAAAAGTCTGTGAGCTGCCCAATACGTATAGGTTGTAG
- the wecB gene encoding UDP-N-acetylglucosamine 2-epimerase (non-hydrolyzing) yields MKTVMLVFGTRPEAIKMCPLVNELKKREGIKTIVCVTGQHREMLDQVLDAFSVVPDYDLSIMLPKQTLFDITTNILNKIKEVLDKVSPDVVLVHGDTSTTFVTALASFYLQIPVGHVEAGLRTYNIFSPYPEEFNRQAVSIISKYNFAPTELSKQNLLKEGKNPDSIYVTGNTAIDALKTTVRKDYSHPQLDWAEGSRLILITAHRRENLGQPMHNMFKAIRRIIDEHDDVKAIYPIHFNPAVRQAANEELGDCDRIRIIEPLDVLDFHNFLARSYMILTDSGGIQEEAPSLGKPVLVMRDTTERPEGIEAGTLKLVGTTEEVIYKNFKTLLEDEHEFKAMSQASNPYGDGHACERIADILNNQGSV; encoded by the coding sequence ATGAAAACAGTAATGCTTGTATTCGGAACACGTCCTGAGGCTATCAAGATGTGTCCCTTGGTGAATGAGTTAAAGAAACGAGAGGGAATAAAAACCATTGTTTGCGTAACAGGGCAGCACAGGGAGATGTTGGATCAGGTGCTGGATGCTTTCTCTGTGGTTCCTGATTATGATCTTTCGATCATGCTTCCCAAGCAGACGCTTTTTGACATCACGACGAACATACTCAATAAAATCAAAGAAGTATTAGATAAAGTTTCTCCTGATGTTGTTCTTGTGCATGGTGATACTTCAACTACCTTTGTGACTGCTCTGGCAAGTTTCTATCTCCAGATTCCTGTTGGCCACGTAGAAGCAGGGTTGAGGACATATAATATCTTTTCGCCCTATCCCGAAGAGTTCAATAGGCAAGCAGTGAGTATTATTTCTAAGTATAATTTTGCTCCTACTGAGCTTTCAAAACAGAACCTTCTCAAAGAAGGTAAAAATCCAGATTCTATCTATGTAACAGGGAATACTGCAATTGATGCATTGAAAACTACTGTTAGGAAGGACTATTCACACCCTCAATTGGATTGGGCTGAGGGAAGTCGTTTGATTCTCATTACCGCTCATCGTAGAGAGAATCTTGGTCAACCGATGCACAATATGTTCAAGGCAATCCGTAGGATAATTGACGAGCATGACGATGTGAAAGCTATCTATCCAATCCACTTCAACCCTGCAGTACGGCAGGCTGCAAATGAAGAGTTAGGTGATTGTGATAGGATTAGGATCATCGAACCTCTGGATGTATTGGATTTCCATAACTTTTTGGCAAGATCCTATATGATTCTCACCGATAGTGGAGGGATTCAAGAAGAAGCTCCTTCACTTGGGAAGCCTGTATTGGTCATGAGGGATACAACTGAGCGACCAGAAGGGATAGAAGCAGGGACATTGAAACTCGTTGGAACTACAGAAGAAGTTATTTATAAAAACTTCAAGACTCTGTTGGAAGACGAACATGAATTCAAGGCGATGAGTCAGGCAAGTAATCCATATGGTGATGGGCATGCTTGTGAGAGAATTGCGGACATTTTGAATAACCAAGGTAGTGTATGA
- a CDS encoding alginate lyase family protein — MVDKVMNFFYKTIRIFNTIKYLQPIQLIYQIKNRIPAPDSFKKNQKTVPCVNIFPIYIPELDADKQYLSRFNIEEILSGKITLLGHTFTPFRGWYDNQASHLQNFNLHYFEFAIPLAIVYKETKENRYKECIKQLYENWKKNGINQDALHPYTISLRLCNLLVVGFLLKDTELIRSLYPQYRYLVKHQEKHLLGNHYFENLKTIVLCSLVFDDLDIYQVYISKFIKELSRQILADGVHYELSLMYHKIVLEGLIRVAYALKQLDKHEYHELRPFIQKMVSAVSSLEEGMGKTPSFNDSADDVAKNSIQLVEAITRLFDINPKQLSSFPHSGYYKLYDGNLAVLFDTGRIGPNFMPGHGHCDCLSFELSIAGNPLFVNSGTFQYQGEKRRYFRSTRAHNTVMINNHEQSEYWGEHRVARRISGNISNRTEYTVSGSFKNYLGELHHRIVCMEDYTFSVLDKTTGSGLIHSYLHVADGFKVLDNGTDVLVIMRDEMRVCQICPVNCMYAIHSSGDLTQYAPKFGIIHKTLCLEFLWNADKKEHGYTIYFEDNI; from the coding sequence TTGGTTGATAAAGTAATGAATTTTTTCTACAAGACAATAAGAATCTTTAATACAATAAAGTATCTTCAGCCAATTCAATTAATTTACCAGATAAAAAATCGCATTCCAGCTCCAGATTCATTCAAGAAAAATCAGAAAACTGTTCCTTGTGTAAATATTTTTCCCATCTATATACCAGAATTAGATGCTGACAAGCAATATTTATCAAGATTTAATATAGAGGAAATTCTATCAGGGAAAATTACTCTACTCGGTCATACATTTACTCCTTTCAGAGGCTGGTATGATAATCAAGCTTCACATCTTCAGAACTTTAATCTTCACTATTTTGAATTTGCTATTCCTCTTGCAATTGTGTATAAAGAGACAAAAGAGAATCGGTACAAAGAGTGTATTAAACAACTTTATGAAAACTGGAAGAAAAATGGCATCAATCAAGATGCTCTACACCCATATACTATATCACTTAGACTCTGCAACCTTTTAGTAGTTGGATTCTTACTAAAAGATACTGAACTCATTAGGAGTCTCTATCCTCAGTACAGATACTTGGTCAAACATCAAGAAAAACATCTTCTTGGAAACCATTATTTTGAGAATCTAAAAACAATTGTATTATGCAGCCTGGTGTTCGATGATCTTGATATTTATCAAGTATATATTAGCAAATTTATAAAAGAGCTTTCTAGGCAGATTCTAGCTGATGGAGTTCACTATGAACTTAGCTTGATGTACCACAAGATTGTTCTCGAAGGACTCATAAGAGTTGCTTATGCACTCAAACAATTAGATAAACATGAATACCATGAATTGAGACCTTTTATACAAAAAATGGTCTCAGCAGTATCGTCATTGGAAGAGGGAATGGGTAAAACTCCTTCTTTTAATGATTCTGCAGACGATGTAGCAAAAAACAGTATTCAGCTTGTAGAAGCAATAACACGATTGTTTGATATTAATCCAAAGCAGCTTTCTTCTTTTCCTCATAGTGGCTACTACAAATTATATGATGGTAATTTAGCAGTTTTATTCGATACAGGTAGGATTGGCCCGAATTTTATGCCTGGTCATGGGCATTGTGATTGCCTAAGTTTTGAACTCTCAATCGCGGGAAATCCTCTGTTTGTTAATTCAGGTACCTTTCAGTATCAAGGTGAAAAGAGAAGGTATTTTAGATCTACTAGAGCCCATAATACAGTCATGATTAATAACCATGAACAATCAGAGTATTGGGGTGAACATAGAGTTGCTCGAAGAATATCGGGAAATATTAGTAATCGAACTGAATATACTGTTTCAGGTAGTTTCAAGAATTATCTGGGTGAGTTGCATCATCGTATTGTTTGTATGGAAGACTATACGTTTTCCGTCTTAGACAAGACAACAGGTTCTGGTTTAATTCACAGTTATTTGCATGTTGCAGATGGTTTCAAGGTATTGGACAATGGTACGGATGTCCTCGTTATAATGAGAGATGAGATGAGAGTATGCCAGATATGTCCAGTTAATTGTATGTATGCTATTCATTCTTCTGGTGATCTAACGCAATATGCTCCAAAATTTGGAATTATTCATAAAACATTATGTCTAGAATTCTTGTGGAATGCTGATAAGAAAGAACATGGATATACAATTTATTTTGAGGATAATATTTAA
- a CDS encoding glycosyltransferase family 4 protein, translating to MKTIWIIDHYSSEPKYGGISRQYDFAIELSKRGYKVVIISSGFSHYTHSYIGLSDNQKFSISQIDDNAFYVYIKTARYNTNGGLGRIINMFSFLIAVQKNYSTIADILGEPEVIEGASVHPLAWVAANKIAKNFKIPFIAEVRDLWPAMWLLNNEKKKYDPMVIFFGIIERWAFKKADRIIYSMLYGDKYICGKLGFPHDKVALIGQPLDCKRFDDYASTKFDLIPEDVRQFIHNSFVCVFTGYYMEYEGVYVMLEAAKLLKERNVPAKMLFLGSGKEAEGMTQFVKNNDLENVMIGGRVSKEAIPALLRKSSVCLAHCAVEGSKESFKYGISKNKVNEYLYSNACVIYGRKDENDPVATSGAGFVIEPFSPELFADKIQQVFEMDSQERIMFGKNGKRYIEENHETGKLVEKLLDVMFG from the coding sequence ATGAAGACTATATGGATAATTGATCACTATTCTTCCGAACCCAAATATGGCGGAATTTCTAGACAATATGATTTTGCAATAGAATTATCTAAGCGCGGATATAAGGTCGTCATTATTTCCTCTGGTTTTTCTCATTATACTCATTCCTACATTGGGTTAAGTGATAATCAGAAATTTAGTATTTCTCAGATTGATGATAATGCTTTTTATGTATATATAAAAACTGCCAGATATAACACAAATGGTGGGCTGGGACGAATAATTAATATGTTTTCGTTCCTAATCGCTGTTCAAAAAAACTACAGTACAATTGCGGATATACTTGGTGAGCCAGAAGTAATAGAAGGAGCTTCGGTACATCCATTAGCATGGGTTGCTGCCAATAAAATTGCTAAGAATTTTAAGATTCCCTTTATTGCTGAAGTACGCGATTTATGGCCAGCTATGTGGTTACTGAATAATGAGAAGAAGAAATATGACCCAATGGTTATTTTTTTTGGAATTATTGAAAGATGGGCATTTAAAAAAGCAGATAGAATTATTTATTCCATGCTGTACGGAGATAAGTATATTTGTGGGAAACTCGGCTTTCCACATGATAAAGTTGCTCTCATCGGACAACCTTTAGATTGTAAACGGTTTGATGACTATGCAAGCACAAAATTTGATTTGATCCCCGAGGATGTAAGGCAATTTATTCATAATTCTTTTGTCTGTGTATTTACTGGATATTACATGGAGTATGAAGGTGTCTATGTTATGCTGGAAGCAGCAAAACTATTGAAAGAACGTAATGTTCCAGCAAAGATGCTCTTTCTGGGTAGTGGAAAGGAAGCTGAGGGAATGACACAGTTTGTTAAAAATAATGACCTTGAAAATGTTATGATTGGTGGGCGTGTAAGTAAAGAAGCTATTCCAGCATTACTTCGAAAATCAAGTGTTTGTTTGGCTCATTGCGCGGTGGAGGGAAGTAAAGAATCTTTTAAATATGGAATATCAAAGAATAAGGTAAATGAATACCTTTACTCTAATGCTTGCGTAATATATGGGCGTAAAGATGAGAACGATCCTGTAGCCACTTCAGGTGCTGGGTTTGTCATTGAGCCATTTTCTCCAGAGCTCTTTGCGGATAAGATTCAGCAAGTATTTGAAATGGATAGTCAAGAACGAATAATGTTTGGCAAAAATGGGAAGAGATACATAGAAGAAAACCATGAGACAGGCAAGCTAGTTGAAAAATTGCTTGATGTTATGTTTGGTTGA